The Mytilus edulis chromosome 12, xbMytEdul2.2, whole genome shotgun sequence genome contains a region encoding:
- the LOC139497778 gene encoding uncharacterized protein produces the protein MKAILMIYSSLKIQKISQLRNKKRRLQQRAYRRRRRIEMFRILQQRRVTAFLSFLFVSNGISPPRSIWQRQRSDNWWEHVVNGSWKENDFRENFRLSKQTFNFLCTELEIHIEKRNTNFRKCITVRKRVAITLWRLATNAEYRTISHLFAVGRSTCCTIANDTCKVITDHLMPKYICLPTGQRLIENIRDFRRINGFPQEGGAIDGTHIPIVAPRDNPADYYNRKGWYSMVCQAVVDANYCFTNVYVGWPGRVHDARIFSNSDIYRQGENGELFPQHTVNINGTEIPVFLLGDAAYPLKSWLMRPFSDFGNLTYEQKTFNYKHSSTRMVVEGSFGRLKGRWRCLLKRLDVATVRVPYVVCSCCTLHNFCEVHGDGINEQWLNGVVGDQDNVFLANLQINQNNYAENIRVAVASYLV, from the coding sequence atgaaagccattttgatgatataCAGTTCTTTAAAGATACAAAAGATTTCTCAATTACGCAACaaaaaacgtaggctgcagcagcgagcttatagaagaagaagaaggataGAGATGTTCAGGATATTGCAGCAAAGAAGGGTAActgcatttttatcatttttgtttgtttccaaTGGCATTTCtcctccaaggagtatttggcaaagacAAAGGAGTGACAACTGGTGGGAACATGTTGTAAATGGGTCCTGGAAGGAGAATGACTTTCGTGAAAACTTCAGGCTATCAAAGCAAACGTTCAATTTTTTGTGCACGGAACTTGAGATCCACATCGAGAAAAGAAACACAAACTTCAGGAAATGCATAACTGTAAGGAAAAGGGTCGCAATTACTTTATGGCGATTAGCCACAAATGCAGAATACAGAACTATATCGCACCTATTTGCTGTTGGGAGGTCGACGTGTTGCACAATTGCAAATGACACTTGCAAAGTTATAACGGACCATTTAATGCCGAAATATATATGTCTACCTACAGGTCAAAGACTTATTGAGAATATACGAGACTTTAGACGAATCAACGGTTTTCCGCAAGAAGGTGGGGCTATAGATGGAACACATATACCTATAGTGGCACCACGTGATAATCCAGCTGATTATTACAACAGAAAAGGGTGGTATTCAATGGTATGCCAAGCAGTCGTTGATGCAAATTACTGCTTTACCAATGTTTATGTCGGATGGCCAGGCCGAGTCCATGATGCGCGCATATTTAGTAATTCAGACATTTATCGACAAGGAGAGAATGGAGAGCTATTTCCTCAACATACAGTCAATATTAATGGAACTGAGATACCTGTATTTTTATTGGGTGATGCCGCGTATCCTTTGAAATCTTGGCTGATGAGACCTTTTTCCGATTTCGGAAATTTAACTTACGAACAAAAAACTTTTAATTACAAGCATTCAAGTACACGCATGGTTGTGGAAGGATCATTTGGTAGGTTGAAAGGGAGATGGCGTTGCTTACTGAAAAGACTTGATGTCGCTACTGTACGTGTGCCTTATGTTGTTTGTTCTTGTTGTACATTACATAACTTTTGTGAAGTGCATGGTGATGGTATCAATGAACAGTGGCTTAATGGCGTTGTTGGTGATCAAGATAATGTATTTCTTGCCAATTTGCAAATTAATCAAAACAACTATGCTGAAAATATCAGGGTTGCTGTTGCGTCCTATTTAGTTTAG
- the LOC139498935 gene encoding uncharacterized protein, which yields MSSRIDWTFAETGALISLWQQDHIQKMFNSMCRKKPIWEDISKQLKIKGIDRTGKQCEVRIHTMTTKYRKIVKANKESGASPKFCPFFEQLDEVLGTKASTAPPCLIDSGIKTSVPEMVDDNNNEVPCEMNAGSVTVVDKNDNETDCQKTEISPEKNTTTQAQDDKGNTVSNPRSNNDDRKSRKRSNTEDLMTSFLEMQQKSEERFFEFEKKRMEMEAKEEENRQKREEEQEKKQQDFLLELAKIFAAKK from the exons atgtcttccCGAATTGACTGGACGTTTGCAGAAACAGGCGCTTTAATAAGCCTATGGCAACAGGACCATATTCAGAAGATGTTTAATAGCATGTGCAGGAAGAAGCCAATTTGGGAAgacatatcaaaacagttaaagaTAAAGGGTATTGACAGAACGGGAAAGCAATGTGAAGTAAGAATTCACACAATGACTACAAAATACCGGAAAATTGTAAAGGCAAACAAGGAGAGTGGGGCTTCACCGAAATTCTGTCCCTTCTTTGAGCAACTGGATGAAGTGTTGGGAACAAAAGCCAGTACAGCTCCACCCTGCTTGATTGACTCAGGAATAAAAACATCTG TTCCTGAAATGGTTGACGACAACAACAATGAAGTGCCTTGTGAGATGAATGCCGGTTCGGTAACTGTAGTTGACAAAAATGATAACGAAACAGATTGCCAGAAAACAGAAATCAGCccagaaaaaaatacaacaaccCAGGCCCAGGATGATAAAGGCAATACTGTATCCAATCCTCGCAG CAACAACGATGACAGAAAATCAAGGAAACGTTCAAACACAGAGGATCTGATGACATCTTTCcttgaaatgcaacaaaaaagcgAGGAACgtttttttgaatttgaaaagaaaagaatggaaatggaggcaaaagaagaagaaaatagacaaaagAGAGAAGAAGAACAAGAAAAAAAGCAACAAGACTTTTTACTGGAACTAGCTAAAATATTTgcagcaaaaaaataa